In Methanomicrobia archaeon, the following are encoded in one genomic region:
- the radC gene encoding DNA repair protein RadC: protein MKRIKELPDFDRPREKLIRKGSEALSDIELIAIIIGKGVPGKDAFQIAKDISKMLERDLAYLNYEKLQAIEGVGSAKACQLLASFELARRYLIKEEVKITSPTDVLPLVANITDKKQEYFICISLNGAGEVVGNRIITVGLVDHSLVHPREVFADAITDRAASVILVHNHPSGILEPSNQDILMTKQLVEAGSVLGIKVLDHLIISKKGYLSMKDEGLL from the coding sequence GTGAAACGAATCAAAGAACTACCTGATTTTGACCGCCCACGAGAAAAACTCATCAGAAAAGGCTCGGAGGCTCTTTCTGATATTGAACTGATCGCGATTATTATAGGCAAGGGGGTTCCGGGAAAAGACGCGTTTCAGATAGCAAAGGATATCTCTAAGATGCTGGAACGTGATCTTGCCTACCTAAACTATGAAAAACTTCAAGCTATAGAGGGTGTGGGCTCAGCCAAAGCATGTCAACTCCTGGCAAGCTTCGAACTTGCACGGCGATACCTCATAAAAGAAGAAGTAAAGATTACATCGCCGACCGATGTTCTCCCGCTTGTAGCCAATATAACGGATAAGAAACAGGAATATTTTATTTGCATTTCTTTAAACGGAGCGGGTGAGGTCGTTGGCAACAGGATAATAACTGTGGGTTTAGTTGATCACAGTCTTGTTCATCCACGAGAAGTTTTCGCCGACGCGATAACGGATCGGGCAGCATCTGTTATCCTCGTGCATAATCATCCGTCCGGTATTTTGGAGCCCAGCAATCAAGATATTCTCATGACAAAACAACTCGTTGAGGCTGGATCGGTTTTGGGTATTAAGGTTTTGGATCATCTCATTATTTCAAAGAAAGGATATTTGAGTATGAAA